GATCCTTCTGTAGCAAAAGGATTAGTAAAAAGAGATGTTATAAGGATAGTAACTCCTGGAACTATAACAGATTTAAATGTGTTAGATGAAAAATCTAATAATTATTTAGTTTCTATATATTTAGATGATATAGGGATAGGTATATCCTATGTAGATACTACCACTGGTGAAATGTATACTACAGAATATATAGGCAATAAAGAAGGTTCTTACGCATTTGTATTAGATGAATTAGGCAAAATATATCCTTCAGAAATAATAGTTAATAATTCTTTTATGCAAAACAAAAAATTTGTAAGATCTATAGAAACTAGAATAAATCCTTTTATTAATTTATATGATGATAATTTTATAACTCAAAAAGATTGGGAAAAACTTATTTTATCCCATTTTAATATAAATAATTTAAATATAATAGGCATAAAAGATAAAATTTATTCTATAATATCTACTGGTGTACTTATAGATTATTTATATGACACTCAAAAAAGTTCTTTAGAACATATTACTCAACTTAATTATTACGAACCAAAAGAGTATATGATATTAGATATCAATACTCGCATCAATTTAGAAATTCATGAAACTATTAGAAGTAGAGAAAAAAAAGGTTCTTTGATAGGAATTCTAGATAAAACATCTACTGCTATGGGAGGAAGACTCTTAAAAAAATGGTTAGAACAACCTTTAATTAATATAAATGAAATTAAAAAGAGACAAGAAATAGTAGAACATTTTGTAGATGATATTATATTAATGGATCAAGTGAAAAATTGCCTAAGAGGTATCTATGATTTAGAACGTTTAGTTGGGAAAATATCCTATGGAAATTGTAATGCTAGGGATTTAGTATCTTTAAAAATTTCTATAGAAAAGATTCCAGAATTAAAAAATTTATTGTTGCAATCTGGACAAAAAAATTTTATAGAACTAGCTATGATAATAGATCCTATGAAGGATGTTTATGATTTGATTGATAAATCTATAATAGACAATCCTCCTATATCAATAAAAGAAGGAGGTTTAATAAAAGAAGGTTATAATCAAGATCTTGATGAACTAAAAAGAGCTAGTATTGATGGAAAACAATGGTTAGCTAAATTAGAAAGTAAAGAAAAAGAAAATACTGGAATAAAAAACTTAAGAATCGGTTTTAATAAAAAATCAGGTTATTTCTTTGAAGTAACAAAATCAAATTTGAATCTAGTTCCAGATTATTTTATTAGGAAGCAAACTTTAACTAATTCAGAAAGATTTATTACAAAAGAATTAAAAGAAATAGAAAATAAAATTATTGGTGCAGAAGATAAGATGATTGAAATAGAGTATATGATATTTCAAGATATAAGAAAAAGGGTAAAGAACGAAACATATAGAATACAAAAAGTAAGTAAATTAATTTCTCAAATTGATGTGCTAAATTCTTTTGCTCAAGTTGCATATGAAAATAATTATATAAAGCCACAATTAAATGATAAAGGGATAATCCATATAGTAGAGGGAAGACATCCAGTTGTAGAAAAAACTATTGAAAATGAAATGTTTGTTCCTAATAATACTTATCTAGATATGGATTCTAATAGAGTTCAGATAATAACTGGACCTAATATGGCAGGTAAATCCACTTATATGCGTCAGGTGGCAATTATTACTTTAATGGCTCAAATTGGTTCTTTTATACCTGCAAAAGAGGCCAATATTGGAATTGTAGATAGAATATTTACTCGAATAGGAGCTTCAGATAATTTATCCCAAGGAGAAAGTACATTTATGGTAGAAATGAATGAAGTATCCAATATTATTAAAAATGCAACAAAAAATAGTTTAATAATATTAGATGAAGTAGGTAGAGGCACTAGCACTTATGATGGATTAAGCATCGCATGGGCTATAGTAGAATATATTGCAAATGAAATAAAAGCTAAAACTTTGTTCGCAACCCACTATCATGAATTAACTGAATTAGAAGAAAAAATTGAGGGAATAAAAAATTTAACTATATTAGTAGAAGAAAGAGGAGAAGAAATAATATTTTTAAGAAAGATTATTGAAGGTAGTACTAATAGAAGTTATGGAATAGAAGTGGCTAAATTGGCTGGGATTAATAATAAAATAATAGATAGAGCTAATGAAGTTTTGCATCAAATTGAAAAGAAACATAATTTTGCTATTGATCAAAAGCCTGATAAATTAGATAAACAATTAAGCGTTGATGATTATAAAAAAGAATATTTTATAGATAAGATAAATAAAATTGATGTATCAAAGATAACTCCAATAGAAGCAATTAATATTTTATATGATTTAAGTGAAGAAGCTAAGAGGTTGAAGGAGAAAGCATAGATGAAAAGAATAAAAATATTAGATGAAAAAACAATTCAAAAAATCGCAGCTGGTGAAATAATAGAAAGACCATCTTCTGTAGTAAAAGAGTTAGTAGAAAACTCCTTAGATGCAAATGCAACAAATATTACAATAGAAATACGACAAGGAGGAAAATCATATATAAGAATTACAGATGATGGAGATGGGATCTTAGAGGAAGATTTAAGTATTGCATTTAAACGGCATTCTACTAGTAAGTTAACCAATGCTAATGATTTGTATAGAATTATGTCTTTTGGATTTCGTGGTGAAGCTTTAGCTAGTATATCTACAGTGTCAAAAGTAGAAGTTTTAACTAAAACTAATAAAGATAAATTTGGAGTCCAAGCTTTTGTAGAAGAAGGGAAAATTATAGATAAAAAGCCGGTAGGTTGTCCTAAGGGAACAACGATGATTGTTAGAGATTTATTTTATAATGTTCCTGTAAGAGAAAAATTTTTGAAATCTGATATATCAGAAGCAAATCATATAAACGATATAGTATACAAATTAGCTTTAGGTAATCCTGGTGTAAGTTTTAAATACATTAAAGATAATAAGATAATATTTCAAACTTCAAATAATAATGATATACTTACAAACATATATACTTTATTAGGTGAAGACTTTAGTAAAAATTTATTAGAGATAAACTATGAAGATGTTGATTTTAGAATTTATGGTTATATATCTAATAATACATTTTATAGAAGTAATAGGAAACATCAATATATCTACGTTAATAATAGGTATGTAGATAATAATCACATTTCAAATTTAATAGAGTGTAAATATAAATCCATAATACCTATTAATAGATTTCCAGTATTTGTAATATTTATTGATATAGATCCATCTTTTATAGATGTTAATATTCATCCTAATAAACAACAGATAAAATTCATTAATCAAAATAAGCTAGATAGTAAATTGGAGTATATAATTAATTCACAATTAAATAAAAATCTTTCTATACCGAAAAAAGAATTTCATGAAAAAAAACAAAATGATAATACAAATGAAATTCCTCGGTTGTATAGAGAAATTTTGTTAGAAGAAGATAAATTAGAAAAAGATAAAGAAGTTATAAATTTAGACAAAAAAAACAAAATAGCAGAATCAGAAATAAATTATAATAATATAAATAAGGTATATAAAGAAAACACAATAACTACTAAAGAAAAAGAAGAAGATTTAAATGATTTAAAAAATGTATTAAATAGATTACGACCTATAGGAATAATTTTTTCAACTTATATATTAGCTGAAGATCCATTATATGATAAACTACTAATTATTGATCAACATGCAGCTCATGAAAGAATTATATTTGAAAAATATAAAAATGAATATGAAAAAGAAATGGTAGCTATACAACATTTAATAACTCCTCAAATATTAGAATTGACCAATACAGAACTGGAGATAGTAAAAAAGAATATAGATTTATTTAATAGATTAGGTTTTATAGTAGAAGAGTTTGGAACAAATAGTGTTATAATTAGAGGTGTACCTATATTGTTTGGGAAACCTCAAACTAAAAAACTTTTTTTAGAGTTAGTAGATACAATAAGTAATGATATAAAAAGTACTTATGAAGTTAAATTAGATAAAATAATTAAAATAGCATGCACTGAAGCTATTAAGAGTGGTGATAGGATTGAAAATATTGAAGTAGATAGCTTATTACAACAATTAGGAAACACATCTAATCCTTATACCTGTCCTCATGGACGACCAACAATTATACAAATAACAAAAAAAGATTTAGAAAAAGAATTTAAAAGAATTATGTAAAAGGATGATATAATGAAGGAAAAAGATAATTTGGTAGTATTATTAGGACCAACAGCTGTTGGAAAAACTAGTATATCTATAGAGTTAGCTAAAAAAATAAATGGTGAAATTATTTCTGCCGATTCCATGCAGATATATAAATATATGGATATAGGAACAGCTAAAATAACTAAAGATGAAATGGATGATATCCCTCACTATATGATAGATATAATTTATCCAGATGAAGAGTTTACAGTTGCAGATTTTAAAAAAAGAGCATCTGAATATATACGACAAATTAACGATAGAAATAATATCCCTATGATAGTAGGAGGAACTGGTCTGTACATTAATTCAATAGTATATGAGTTAAAATTTGCCAGAGTTAAACCCAATGAAAAGTTTAGAAATAAATGGAACAATATTGCAGACAAATACGGTAATCAATATATTTATGAAGAATTAAAAAATGTTGATCCTTTATCGGCTAAACGTATTAACGTTAACGATAGAAAAAGAATAATAAGAGCTTTAGAAATATTACATGAAACAGGTAAGCCTATGTCTTATTATAATAAAAATTTTAGAAAAGAAACAGAGGAATATAATTTGGTAATGATTGGTTTTACTATGGATAGAGCCAAACTTTACTCTCGCATAAACAAAAGAGTTGATAATATGCTGGAGCAAGGGTTAATAGAAGAAGTTAAAATGTTAATGGATATGGGATATACAAAAGACCTTGTTTCTATGCAAGGTATTGGATATAAGGAAGTTATAGATTACTTAGAAGGAAATACAGAATTAAATCAAATGATTGAAATACTTAAAAGAAATACAAGAAGATTTGCAAAAAGACAATTAACATGGTTTAGAAGAGACAATAGAATTAAATGGATTGATGTTGATCAATTTGATTCTATTGATTCTATTAGTATATATTTAGCCGATTATATATTAAAGTCATTAAATATAAATTAAGGAGGAAGCAAGTATGAAAGGGAATATTAACTTACAAGATATTTTTTTAAATAAGGCAAGGAAAGAAAATATAAATCTCATAGTATATTTAGTAAATGGATATCAAATAAGAGGATTGGTAAGAGGATTTGATAATTACACCATAATATTAGAAAGTGATGGAAAACAACAATTAATATATAAACATGCAATATCTACTATTATACCGAGTCAATTCATAGATTTAAACAATAAATCAATAGAAGAATAATAATTATATCTTACAAATGTCTCTGATTTATTCAGAGGCTTTTGTATTTATGTTAGATTTATGTTAGAAAGGTGGTTTTAATATGGACAAGGATACAATAATATTATTATGTAAACATTACGATATAAATCCAAAAGTTATTAATTATGTTAATAGTAGAGAAATTTTAATAAAAGATAAATTTAATGAAATTAATAAAATAAAAGAATATAATCAATTTAAAATTATTCATAGTATGCAGAAAGCAAGACTTAGTTCAATAGACTTTAATTGGACTACAGGATACGGATATGGAGATATAGGTAGAGATAAGGTAGAAGAAATATATTCTCATGTATTTAATACTGAAGATGCTTTAGTTAGACCTACAATAGTTTCTGGAACTCATGCTATTACTTTAACTTTATCAGGGTTATTAAGACCAGATGATGAATTTTTATCTATAACTGGAAGTCCTTATGACACTTTACAAAAAGTTATAGGAGTAAAAGGAGATACACAAGGAACTTTATTTGATTATGGAATAAAATATAAAGAAATTCCTTTAAAAGATGGGAAGATAGATGTAGATAATGCTATAAGGAATATTTCTGAATCTACAAAACTTATATTAATACAAAGATCTACTGGATATAGTGATAGAAAAGCTATAAATATTGATGAAATAAAAACTGCTATTAATAAAATTAAAAATTATAATAAAGATATTATTATAATGGTAGATAATTGTTATGGAGAATTTGTTGAAAAACTAGAACCTAGCGATGTAGGTGCTGATGTAATGGCAGGCTCATTGATAAAAAATCCAGGAGGGGGCATAGCTTTAACTGGTGGATATATAGTAGGAAAATCAAATTTAATTGAACAAATTGCAAATAGAAGTACTGCACCTGGATTAGGGAAGGATTGTGGATTAACTTTTGGAACTACTAGGACTACGCTACAAGGATTGTTTTTAGCACCTCATATAGTAGCAGAGGCTATTAAAGGAGCATTATTAGTTGGAATTGCTTATAAACAATTAGGTTTTGAAATTATACCAGATTTAGAGGATGCTAGAAGTGATATAATACAAGCTATAAAATTTAATTCTCCTGATAGAGTTATAGAGTTTTGTAAAGGTATTCAAGAAGCATCAGTAGTGGATTCTTTCGTTACACCTATTCCTTGGAACATGCCTGGTTATGAAGATGAGGTAATAATGGCAGCAGGTGGTTTTATAGATGGATCATCAATTGAATTAAGTGCTGATGGACCAATGAGAGAACCATATTTTGCGTATTATCAAGGTGGTCTAACATATGAACATTGTAAACTTGGAGTTATGATATCTATTAATAATTTATTAAAAAACAATCTAATTGATAACAAAAAGCTAGTTTATTAATAAACTAGCTTTTTGTTGGTTTTACCGTAAAAAAGTTCATAAAGGCAACCGTTGACTGATATATGACTTAACTTGCCATAATATAATAGTAACTTTATTTAAGATCAAACGTTAAGTTATCGATTATTATATTTTTCTATAAAGTCCAATAACTTTCCCTAAAATTGTAACATTTTTTACTAATATAGGTTCCATCAAAGTATTTTCTGGCTGAAGGCGAATATATTCTTTTTCTTTGTAAAAAGTTTTTATAGTTGCATCATCTTCTATTAATGCTACAACGATATCACCATTTTTAGCATCATTTTGTTGTTTTACTAGGACATAATCGTCACTATATATTCCTACATCTATCATACTATCTCCCTCGACTTTGAGCATAAATAGAGAACCTTTTTCTGCTATTTCAATAGGAATGGGAAAAGTATCTTCAATGTGTTCAACTGCTAAAATTGGTTGTCCAGCAGTTACTTTGCCTATAATGGGAATATCTACAGTTTTTTTAGGTGTGAGTAGTGAGTTTTCAGTTCTGTTTAATATTTCAATAGCTCTAGGTTTAGTAGGATCCTTTCTAATATACTCTTTTTCTTCTAAAATTTCTAAGTGCCTGTGAACTGTTGATGTTGATTTTAAATCAACACCTTTACAAATTTCTCTAACTGATGGGGGATAACCTTGACGTTGTATATGATTTTTAATAAAATGTAAAATTTCAATTTGTTTTTGACTTAAATCTTCATACACAGTAAACACCTCACATTTAAATGTAATATTTTGTTTTTATTATTATAATCATAAAGCACGTTTAGTTTAACTAATTATACCATATGAATACACAATAATCAAACGTGGGTTCGTTTTTTTAAAAAAAATTAAAGAATATCTATTGACAAAGAACTAATGTTTCGATATTATAGGATATAGCGAACAAATGTTTAGAACTTATGTGTGAGGTGATATTATGTATAATAAAACAAGTAAAAGGAAATATGTTGTAATTGATAAGTTTAGGTTCTTTGTATTTTTATTCTCTTTAATAGTTTTATCAATATACATAATTTTAATATTTTCTAGTAATACTAAAGCATACAGCTCTATATATGATGAAAAATATATAGAGGTAGAAGTGAAATATGGTGATACTCTATGGGATATAGCTAAAAAACATATGCCAGATGATTATGATATAAGAAAAATGGTATACGAACTAAGAGAATTTAATAATATGAAGGATGTAAATATATATCCAGGAGATGTAATAAAAATTCCAAATAGATATAATTAAGGGGGAAAACCCCCTTAATTTTTTAGCTTTTTTAAATATTTATCAATTCTTTATTTATTATTTAGTAAACAGAATAGGACCTATAATTAATATTTAATTATTTAGTGGTAGGATCTATGTTACCTAATGGATTACTTTGGACTGCTTGTCTAAGTCTTTCATCATCAATATGAGTATATATCTGAGTTGTAGACACATTTTCATGACCAAGAATTTCCTGCAATGCTCTAATATCTACATTTCCATGTTTATACATTAATGTAGCTGCAGTATGTCTTAGTTTATGAGTAGAGTATATTTCAGTATCAAAACCTGCTTTTTCCAAATACTTATCAATCATATGTTGTATAGCCCTATTGCTCATTCTGCGTTTTCGTTTACTTAAAAAAAGTGCTTCTTCATCTATAGCATCAATTGGTCTTACATCAATATAATCATTTATTGCTTTAATGCAAGCATCATTTAAATAAATGGTTCTTTCTTTGTTTCCTTTGCCTATAACAGTTAAAGTATCCTTTTTTATGCGATTTAAATTAATACTTGATAGTTCAGATAAACGCAAGCCACAATTTAAAAAAAGCATGATTATAGCATAATCTCTTTTCCTAAAAAATTCATTCTTATTTTCAAGTACAGTGTTTAATAAAAGCTTACATTCATCTAGAGTAAGGTATATGGGATGTCTGTTATTCGTTTTAGGAAATTCTAGATTAATAGCAGGATTCTTATCGATTAAATCTACCTTAGAGTGGAGGTAGTCAAAAAAAGATTTTAAACTAGCTACTTTTCTAGATTTAGTATTATTATTATTTCCTAGTTTTTTATCAGTAAAAGATATAAATGCATGTAAGTCTTGTATACTAATTTTTTTTATCAAATCCAAATCTACATCACTAATATCTATTTGATCAAAAGGTTTATCTTTTTCAACTAATTTATATCGAATTTTAATAAACCTAAAAAAAGTACGTATATCATAAAAGTATTCCTTGGTAGTGCTAGGAGAAGTGCCTTTTATAGTTTCCATATAATTTAAATAGTCTTCTAATATAATAGGTATTTCATTCAATTTAACCCCTCTTTTCTATTATTTGCCTTATCATTAGTCACAAAATAAATATTTTGTGACTAATGATATAATTCGACATAAGTTATAAAAAATCCTTCTAAATTATAAAAATAATAATATTATTTTTGTTTACTATATTTGTTTACTATAATTGGTTCGTCGGAATTAAGAATAAGAACAAATTTAAAATTCTTATTTAATACATTTTCTTTTATGTGATTTTGAAATAGTAAAATTCTAGATTTTAGATCTGTTTTGATTCAGATCCATGTTTATACATTAATGTAGCTGCAGTATATCTTAGTTTATGAGTTATGAATGGTTTATACAATATATACTTGTAAGTGGTAAAATAAAATCATGAGATTTCGGAAAATAAGAATCCTGAAATTTTTCCAGTTGTATATGAAACAAATCTACTTTCCTGTAAAATATCTTACAGGAGGTAGATAGAAAATGGGATTGAAGGGTTGGCATATGTTTAATGAAATTAAAAACATGAAGGAGTTAGGGCTAAAGAAATCTCAAATATCAAGATATTTAGATTTAGACTATGGGACTGTATCTAAATACTGGAATATGCAGGTAAAGGAGTTTGCTGAAAATATGGAAAAAGTGAAGGTTAGAAAGAAAATACTAGATGAATATGAAGATGAGATAGTAGGTTGGTTAAGAGATTTTCCAGACATGAGTGCAGCTCAGATTTTGGATTGGTTAAAGGAAAGATATGGAGATATTAAATGCACAGATAGGAGTGTGAGAAACTATGTAAGATACATAAGAGATAAATATGATATTCCAAAGGTTGTATCTAAAAGACAACATGAAGCAGTGCAAGAACTTCCAATGGGCTATCAGGCACAAGTTGATTTTGGACAAATATGGCTTAACAATGCAGATGGGAAAAGAGTTAAACTTTATGCCTTTGCTATGGTACTGTCTCACTCTAGAATGAAATATGCCTATTGGCAGAACAAGCCATTTACAACGAAAGATTTTATTGATGCTCATACTAAGGCCTTTGAATACTTTGGAGGTAAAACCCACGAAATAGTATATGACCAAGACAGACTATTAGCAGTTAATGAAAACTATGGAGACATAATTTTTACAGAAGAATTTCAAAACTTTAAAGACTTTATGAAAATTAGAGTAAGAATGTGTAGAGGATATGACCCAGAAAGCAAAGGAAAAATAGAAGCAGTTGTTAAATATTTAAAGTATAATTTTGCAAAGAATAGAACTTTTGTTGATATAGACAAGTTTAATGAAGATTGTCTATTGTGGTTAGA
This portion of the Keratinibaculum paraultunense genome encodes:
- the hfq gene encoding RNA chaperone Hfq, which translates into the protein MKGNINLQDIFLNKARKENINLIVYLVNGYQIRGLVRGFDNYTIILESDGKQQLIYKHAISTIIPSQFIDLNNKSIEE
- the miaA gene encoding tRNA (adenosine(37)-N6)-dimethylallyltransferase MiaA → MKEKDNLVVLLGPTAVGKTSISIELAKKINGEIISADSMQIYKYMDIGTAKITKDEMDDIPHYMIDIIYPDEEFTVADFKKRASEYIRQINDRNNIPMIVGGTGLYINSIVYELKFARVKPNEKFRNKWNNIADKYGNQYIYEELKNVDPLSAKRINVNDRKRIIRALEILHETGKPMSYYNKNFRKETEEYNLVMIGFTMDRAKLYSRINKRVDNMLEQGLIEEVKMLMDMGYTKDLVSMQGIGYKEVIDYLEGNTELNQMIEILKRNTRRFAKRQLTWFRRDNRIKWIDVDQFDSIDSISIYLADYILKSLNIN
- a CDS encoding tyrosine recombinase XerC; amino-acid sequence: MNEIPIILEDYLNYMETIKGTSPSTTKEYFYDIRTFFRFIKIRYKLVEKDKPFDQIDISDVDLDLIKKISIQDLHAFISFTDKKLGNNNNTKSRKVASLKSFFDYLHSKVDLIDKNPAINLEFPKTNNRHPIYLTLDECKLLLNTVLENKNEFFRKRDYAIIMLFLNCGLRLSELSSINLNRIKKDTLTVIGKGNKERTIYLNDACIKAINDYIDVRPIDAIDEEALFLSKRKRRMSNRAIQHMIDKYLEKAGFDTEIYSTHKLRHTAATLMYKHGNVDIRALQEILGHENVSTTQIYTHIDDERLRQAVQSNPLGNIDPTTK
- the mutS gene encoding DNA mismatch repair protein MutS, whose product is MTLSNLTPMMKQYMKIKKKYPNTIVFFRLGDFYEMFFDDAITASKELEITLTQRDCGGDKKAPMCGVPHHVSDSYISKLVEKGYKVAICEQLEDPSVAKGLVKRDVIRIVTPGTITDLNVLDEKSNNYLVSIYLDDIGIGISYVDTTTGEMYTTEYIGNKEGSYAFVLDELGKIYPSEIIVNNSFMQNKKFVRSIETRINPFINLYDDNFITQKDWEKLILSHFNINNLNIIGIKDKIYSIISTGVLIDYLYDTQKSSLEHITQLNYYEPKEYMILDINTRINLEIHETIRSREKKGSLIGILDKTSTAMGGRLLKKWLEQPLININEIKKRQEIVEHFVDDIILMDQVKNCLRGIYDLERLVGKISYGNCNARDLVSLKISIEKIPELKNLLLQSGQKNFIELAMIIDPMKDVYDLIDKSIIDNPPISIKEGGLIKEGYNQDLDELKRASIDGKQWLAKLESKEKENTGIKNLRIGFNKKSGYFFEVTKSNLNLVPDYFIRKQTLTNSERFITKELKEIENKIIGAEDKMIEIEYMIFQDIRKRVKNETYRIQKVSKLISQIDVLNSFAQVAYENNYIKPQLNDKGIIHIVEGRHPVVEKTIENEMFVPNNTYLDMDSNRVQIITGPNMAGKSTYMRQVAIITLMAQIGSFIPAKEANIGIVDRIFTRIGASDNLSQGESTFMVEMNEVSNIIKNATKNSLIILDEVGRGTSTYDGLSIAWAIVEYIANEIKAKTLFATHYHELTELEEKIEGIKNLTILVEERGEEIIFLRKIIEGSTNRSYGIEVAKLAGINNKIIDRANEVLHQIEKKHNFAIDQKPDKLDKQLSVDDYKKEYFIDKINKIDVSKITPIEAINILYDLSEEAKRLKEKA
- the mutL gene encoding DNA mismatch repair endonuclease MutL; translation: MKRIKILDEKTIQKIAAGEIIERPSSVVKELVENSLDANATNITIEIRQGGKSYIRITDDGDGILEEDLSIAFKRHSTSKLTNANDLYRIMSFGFRGEALASISTVSKVEVLTKTNKDKFGVQAFVEEGKIIDKKPVGCPKGTTMIVRDLFYNVPVREKFLKSDISEANHINDIVYKLALGNPGVSFKYIKDNKIIFQTSNNNDILTNIYTLLGEDFSKNLLEINYEDVDFRIYGYISNNTFYRSNRKHQYIYVNNRYVDNNHISNLIECKYKSIIPINRFPVFVIFIDIDPSFIDVNIHPNKQQIKFINQNKLDSKLEYIINSQLNKNLSIPKKEFHEKKQNDNTNEIPRLYREILLEEDKLEKDKEVINLDKKNKIAESEINYNNINKVYKENTITTKEKEEDLNDLKNVLNRLRPIGIIFSTYILAEDPLYDKLLIIDQHAAHERIIFEKYKNEYEKEMVAIQHLITPQILELTNTELEIVKKNIDLFNRLGFIVEEFGTNSVIIRGVPILFGKPQTKKLFLELVDTISNDIKSTYEVKLDKIIKIACTEAIKSGDRIENIEVDSLLQQLGNTSNPYTCPHGRPTIIQITKKDLEKEFKRIM
- the istA gene encoding IS21 family transposase; amino-acid sequence: MKELGLKKSQISRYLDLDYGTVSKYWNMQVKEFAENMEKVKVRKKILDEYEDEIVGWLRDFPDMSAAQILDWLKERYGDIKCTDRSVRNYVRYIRDKYDIPKVVSKRQHEAVQELPMGYQAQVDFGQIWLNNADGKRVKLYAFAMVLSHSRMKYAYWQNKPFTTKDFIDAHTKAFEYFGGKTHEIVYDQDRLLAVNENYGDIIFTEEFQNFKDFMKIRVRMCRGYDPESKGKIEAVVKYLKYNFAKNRTFVDIDKFNEDCLLWLDRTGNANIHGTTKKIPKEVFSLEKKYLLPVSQTFRNVPSNSILTYTVRKDNTISYKQNRYQVPKGTYEPGKTVGVRNLDGIIQIIDKDTGKILAEHKECILKGKLIQIDHPERDKTLKIDKLYEKALNVLNNTNEAKIFLDRIRIEKPRYIRDQYSLICNTCKNVEKKLIEESLKYCIEREIFSAVSFRDAIEFLGEKYKELDNQKLETANKNIPSIPQRYDIKTQIRDTSEYVKALEG
- a CDS encoding aminotransferase class I/II-fold pyridoxal phosphate-dependent enzyme, with protein sequence MDKDTIILLCKHYDINPKVINYVNSREILIKDKFNEINKIKEYNQFKIIHSMQKARLSSIDFNWTTGYGYGDIGRDKVEEIYSHVFNTEDALVRPTIVSGTHAITLTLSGLLRPDDEFLSITGSPYDTLQKVIGVKGDTQGTLFDYGIKYKEIPLKDGKIDVDNAIRNISESTKLILIQRSTGYSDRKAINIDEIKTAINKIKNYNKDIIIMVDNCYGEFVEKLEPSDVGADVMAGSLIKNPGGGIALTGGYIVGKSNLIEQIANRSTAPGLGKDCGLTFGTTRTTLQGLFLAPHIVAEAIKGALLVGIAYKQLGFEIIPDLEDARSDIIQAIKFNSPDRVIEFCKGIQEASVVDSFVTPIPWNMPGYEDEVIMAAGGFIDGSSIELSADGPMREPYFAYYQGGLTYEHCKLGVMISINNLLKNNLIDNKKLVY
- the yneA gene encoding cell division suppressor protein YneA yields the protein MYNKTSKRKYVVIDKFRFFVFLFSLIVLSIYIILIFSSNTKAYSSIYDEKYIEVEVKYGDTLWDIAKKHMPDDYDIRKMVYELREFNNMKDVNIYPGDVIKIPNRYN
- the lexA gene encoding transcriptional repressor LexA encodes the protein MYEDLSQKQIEILHFIKNHIQRQGYPPSVREICKGVDLKSTSTVHRHLEILEEKEYIRKDPTKPRAIEILNRTENSLLTPKKTVDIPIIGKVTAGQPILAVEHIEDTFPIPIEIAEKGSLFMLKVEGDSMIDVGIYSDDYVLVKQQNDAKNGDIVVALIEDDATIKTFYKEKEYIRLQPENTLMEPILVKNVTILGKVIGLYRKI